Genomic window (Opitutaceae bacterium):
ATGAAATGAACCGGTAGGGCGGCATGCAGCACTGCGCAGGCAGCCGTCCAGAACTCCTGCATTTCCTGCGCGGCATGCAACCGAAGCACGGCTTGGTCGAGTTCGTCCCCGCTGGGGCACAGCAGAGGGAAACAGCGTTCTTTCGCCGAAGCGGGCCTCCGTCGCATGGCTCGGGAAACTACCGTATCCACAGCGATTCCACATTGTGAGAAGCCCGGCCCGCGGTCGACTGCAAACCCTGCCGGGCATTCAGGTTGCTCCGAAAGGAGCATGCTCGGTGCGTCAAGCAATCGAGTCTCTCCCGGCGTAATCCCTCCCTACGAGGCATAGCCGGCTGAAGGCGGATGCGTTAGAGTGACGCTTTCCACACCTTCAACGATGAAAGCTCCTCAATTGTCCCCAAATCCGGAAAAGCTGAACGCATTTCTTGGCCAGGCCCTGAATGACATGGGCGCGGCCTTTCAAATCGCCTTGATCATCCTGGGAGAACGTCTGGGCCTGTACAAGGCGATGGCCGGCGCCGGGCCGCTGACTCCGGCTCAACTCGCCGCCAGGACCCAGACCGAGGAACGCTACGTCAAGGAGTGGCTTTGCGCGCAGGCGGCCGGCCACTACGTGACCTACGATCCGGCCACGGGCCGTTTCACGCTGCCCGACGAACAGGCGCTGCTGCTCGCCGTAGACAACGGTCCGGCCTACCTGCCCGCCGCCTACCAGGTCATTGCTTCGACCGTGGTGGACGAGCCGCAGCTCCGCGAAACCTTCCGGACTGGTTTCGGCTTTGCCTGGCACCAGCACGACCGCGGGCTCTTCGAAGGCACCGAACGTTTCTTCAGACCCAGCTATGCGGCGAATCTCGTCACTTCCTGGATCCCGGCGCTCGACGGCGTCGAGGCCAGGCTGAAGGCCGGCGCGCAGGTGGCGGACGTCGGCTGCGGCCACGGCGCTTCCACCATCCTGATGGCCCAGGCGTATCCAAAATCCCACTTCACCGGCTTCGACTATCACGAGCCGTCCATCAAGCGTGCGCGCGAAGCCGCGGATGCCGCCGGCGTGGGTGATCATGTGCGCTTTGCCGTTGCGGGAGCCAAGGACTTTCCCGGCAAGGCCTACGATCTTGTGGCTTTCTTTGACTGCCTGCATGACATGGGCGATCCCGTCGGCGTCGCCCGGCACGTGCTTGGATCGTTGAAACCGGATGGCACCTGGCTGATCGTCGAGCCGTTCGCTGGAGATCGGATTGAGCAGAATCTCAATCCCGTGGGCCGCGTGTTTTACGCGGCGTCCACCATGATCTGCACGCCGGTTTCCCGTTCGCAGGAGGTTGGGCTTGCATTGGGAGCACAGGCCGGTGAGGCAAAGCTGCGCGACGTCGTGAAGCAGGGCGGTTTCACCCGCTTCCGGCGCGCAACGGAGACGCCCTTCAATCTGATCCTCGAAGCGCGACCGCAACCGCCTGTCGCCTACGTGAGGCGTTCGAGTTCTGATCTGGCGGCGGCGAAGGCGGCTTCGAGTTCCGGGATGCCTGCTGCGAGGCTGGCGAGCGGCTGGCTTTTCGACGCATGCTCGAGACCTTCGGCAACGGTGCGCAGCTGTGCGGCTCCGAGATTGCTGGAGCTGCCCTTGATGCTGTGGGCCGCGCGGGAGAAAGCCGCGACATCGCCCGCCGCATGGGCGTGGCGGAGTTCCGCGATGCGTGCGGGCGTGTCCTCGAGGAATATGCCGATGATCTCCTTAAGGAAGGAATCGTCATCGGGATTGATTGCACGCAGGTTCTCGATCGCCTCGGCATCTATGATCGGCTCTCTGGAGCTGGGATTGGAGAACATGAAAAGGGTTGTAGGACGGGCGGATCACGAAGCCCACTCGAAAGAGGTGTTGGCTTCAATTTCGTCAATGGTCGTGAGACCCAGCAGCACCTTCTTGAGCCCGTCGTAACGCAGGGGCTTGAATCCGACTTTCGTGGCCGCCTTCTGAATCTCCTGCACGCTCCGGCCCTCCGAGATGAGCGTGCGCATCTCCTCCGTGACCAGCACCATTTCGTGAAACGCGATGCGGCCCTTGTATCCGGTTCCCCGACACACGGAGCAGCCCCGGCCGCGGTAGAACTGCACGTCTGTCAGTCCTTCGTCCTTGAAGTACTTTTTCACCACATCGCGTGAAGGCTGATACGGTTCCTTGCAGTTGTCGCAGATTCGCGCGGCGAGGCGCTGCGCCAGCACGCCGATGACGGATGGAGCCACCATGTAGGGCTCAACACCGATTTCGAGCAGGCGGATGATGGCCTGCGCCGCGGAGTTTGTGTGCAGCGTGGCGAAAACGAGGTGCCCCGTGAGCGCCGCCTCGGTGGCGATCTTGGCGGTCTCGAGATCGCGGATCTCCCCGATGAGGATGACATCCGGATCCTGCCGCAGCAGCGAGCGCAGGATCGTCGAAAACTTGAGGTCGATGTGGTTGTTGACCTGGGACTGGGTCACGCCGCCGAGCTGGATTTCGACGGGGTCCTCGATGGTCGAGATGTTGAGGTCCGGCTTGTTGATCTCGTGCAGCGCGGCGTAGAGCGTCGTGGTTTTCCCCGAGCCGGTGGGGCCCGTCACGAAGATGATGCCGTTGGGATTCTGGATCAGCCGCTTGAACGGGCGCAGGATGGTCTGCGAGATCATCATCTTCTCCAGCGTCAGCATCGTCTTCTTCCCGCTCATCGCGAGAATGCGGAGCACGATTTTTTCGCCGTACTGGGTGGGGATGGACGAGAGGCGGAAGTTCGCCGTGGCGCTTCCGATGGGCAGTGAAAAGCGACCGTCCTGGGGAAAGCGTGATTCCGCGATGTTCAACTGCGCGAGGATCTTGAGTCGCGAGATGATCGCGCGATGGAGCTTGCGCGAATACGTCAGGGCCTCGCGAAGATTGCCGTCGATGCGGAAGCGGATGCGCGACTGTGTTTCCTGCGGCTCGATGTGGATGTCGGTTGCCCGCTCCCGCAGCGCGTAGTAGATGACCTCGTCGAGAATGCGGACCAGTGATTCGGAATCCGCGAGGGCCGCGAGTTTGTCGGCGGCGAGGTCGGGCTGGTCGAAGATGGACGATCGTTCGAGTTCGTTCAGGCTCTCCTCCAGGTTTTTCTCACTCGAGTACTGGATGAGCACCGAGTCCTCGATGTCGCGGGGCAGCGCAAACACAGGTGACACGGGAGTCTGCGCAATCTGGCCCAGGCGCTTGACGGTATCGGCGTCATTGGGGTGCGCCATGGCGGCCGTCAGCACGCCGTTGATCACATACAGGCCCATGGCCCTGGCTTTCCTCGCGATCTCGACCGGCAGCTTTTGAACCGCCTCCTCGGTGATGACC
Coding sequences:
- a CDS encoding type II/IV secretion system protein, whose product is MLNPSVSHFADQVRALPHFDGTSELDALLKHHGGSVNLLQALIDTKIVSKDDGCRLWADSLGVAYVDPFASVITEEAVQKLPVEIARKARAMGLYVINGVLTAAMAHPNDADTVKRLGQIAQTPVSPVFALPRDIEDSVLIQYSSEKNLEESLNELERSSIFDQPDLAADKLAALADSESLVRILDEVIYYALRERATDIHIEPQETQSRIRFRIDGNLREALTYSRKLHRAIISRLKILAQLNIAESRFPQDGRFSLPIGSATANFRLSSIPTQYGEKIVLRILAMSGKKTMLTLEKMMISQTILRPFKRLIQNPNGIIFVTGPTGSGKTTTLYAALHEINKPDLNISTIEDPVEIQLGGVTQSQVNNHIDLKFSTILRSLLRQDPDVILIGEIRDLETAKIATEAALTGHLVFATLHTNSAAQAIIRLLEIGVEPYMVAPSVIGVLAQRLAARICDNCKEPYQPSRDVVKKYFKDEGLTDVQFYRGRGCSVCRGTGYKGRIAFHEMVLVTEEMRTLISEGRSVQEIQKAATKVGFKPLRYDGLKKVLLGLTTIDEIEANTSFEWAS
- a CDS encoding Hpt domain-containing protein, translating into MFSNPSSREPIIDAEAIENLRAINPDDDSFLKEIIGIFLEDTPARIAELRHAHAAGDVAAFSRAAHSIKGSSSNLGAAQLRTVAEGLEHASKSQPLASLAAGIPELEAAFAAARSELERLT